In the genome of Oncorhynchus clarkii lewisi isolate Uvic-CL-2024 chromosome 22, UVic_Ocla_1.0, whole genome shotgun sequence, one region contains:
- the LOC139380487 gene encoding trace amine-associated receptor 8c-like, which produces MEKHEDVQYCFQDRNSSCRKALLSTSIYITLYIFFSLISAVTVFLNVLVIISISHFKQLHTPTNLLILSLAVSDLLVGLLVIPVMTVAIMEPCWGFGEYFCVFHFYITFLCTSLSLGNLVLISIDRYVAVCDPLLYHSKITITGTICCISITWCCCSIYDAVIIKNFVNVQTPSRCLTECVIVEGITWVNIIYIVFIMVVPCSIIITLYMKIFVVARSQARKVFSKEVASVSGVKTVQANKSERKAAKTLAIVVFNYLLSWIPSLFIYFVFSVIGDHFISYFTSYLALFNSLINPIIYAFFYPWFKVTAKLILTLKIRHV; this is translated from the coding sequence ATGGAGAAACATGAAGATGTTCAATACTGTTTTCAGGACAGAAACTCTTCTTGCAGAAAGGCTTTGCTATCGACATCTATCTACATAACACTTTACATCTTCTTCTCATTGATTTCAGCAGTTACAGTATTTTTGAATGTACTGGTGatcatctccatctctcacttcAAGCAGCTCCACACTCCAACCAACctgctcatcctctctctggctgtgtcagATCTCCTAGTTGGACTGCTTGTGATACCAGTAATGACTGTAGCAATAATGGAACCATGCTGGGGTTTTGGggaatatttctgtgtgtttcatTTCTACATTACTTTTTTATGTACTTCTTTATCGCTTGGCAATTTGGTCTTGATATCTATTGACCGCTATGTTGCTGTGTGTGATCCCTTATTGTACCActctaaaataacaataacaggaACTATCTGTTGTATATCCATCACCTGGTGTTGTTGTAGCATATACGATGCTGTTATTATAAAAAACTTTGTAAATGTACAGACACCCAGTAGGTGTTTGACAGAATGTGTTATTGTTGAAGGAATAACATGGGTTAATATAATTTACATTGTATTTATAATGGTTGTCCCATGCTCTATTATTATAACACTTTATATGAAAATCTTTGTGGTGGCCAGATCACAGGCCAGAAAGGTATTTTCAAAAGAGGTTGCCAGTGTGTCTGGTGTTAAAACTGTACAGGCAAATAAGTCTGAGAGAAAAGCAGCAAAAACTCTAGCTATAGTTGTTTTCAACTATCTCCTTTCTTGGATTCCATCTCTATTTATTTACTTTGTTTTTTCTGTTATAGGTGATCATTTCATATCATATTTCACCAGTTATCTGGCACTTTTTAATTCCTTAATTAATCCAATAATTTATGCTTTCTTTTATCCATGGTTCAAAGTGACAGCTAAACTTATTTTAACTTTGAAGATAAGACATGTATAG